The region ttatgggggttaaagggggcctatgggggtCTATGAGGGGTTAAAGGGGGTATATGGGGGTTAAAGGAGGGCTATGGGTGATCTAATGGGGTTTAATGCTGCTTAaagggggtctatgggggttaAAGGGGTCTATGAGGGGTTAAAGGGGGCATATGGGGGGTAaagggggtttatggggggGTTAaagggggtctatgggggttaaagggggtttatggggggtTAAAGGAGTCTATGAGGGTTAAAGGGGTTCTATGGGGGGTTAAAGGGGGTCTGGGGGGTTAAAGGGGGTCTATGGGAGTTAaagggggtctatggggggttaacgggggtctatggggggttaacgggggtctatgggggggtaaaggggggctatgggggttaAAGGGGGCATATGGGGGTTAAAGGGGGTCTATGGGGCGTTAAAGTGGGTTCTGTGGGGGGTTAAAGGGGATCTATGAGTGTTAAAGAGGGTCTGTGAGGGGTTAAAGAGGGTCTATGGGGATTAaagggggtctatggggggtaaatggggtctatggggggttaaagggggtctgtgggggttaaaaggggtctatgggggtaaagggtctctatggggtgtTAAAGGGGCTCTATGTGGCTCTATGGGTGGTTAAAGGAGCTCTATGGGCtttatggggctctatggggtgttAAAGGGGCTCTATGGGGGGTTAaaggggctctatggggctctatggggtgttAaaggggctctatggggctctgtgggggtTAAAGGGCTCTATAGGGCTCTATGGGCTCTATGGGCCCTGTACCCAGAATCCTTTGCGTCCCCCcccaggagcaggaatgtttccAGGAGGAGCTGCGCCGCGCCCAGCGCAAACTGCTCCGGGTGTCACGTGACAAGAGGTACCCGCACAGCCCATAATGAGCCCAGATGGGCCAAAACAGCCCCAAGTGAGCCCAAAATGAGCCGAAACTGCCCCAAATGTGCCCAAAATgagccaaaacagccccaaatgTGCCCAAAATgagccaaaacagccccaaatgTGCCCAAAATgagccaaaacagccccaaGTGAGCCCAAAATGAGCTGAAACAGCCCCAAATGTGCCCAAAATGAGCCGAAACTGCCCCAAATGTGCCCAAAATGAGCTGAAACTGCCCCCAAATGTGCCCAAAATgagccaaaacagccccaaatgTGCCCAAAATGAGCTGAAACTGCCCCAAATGTGCCCAAAATgagccaaaacagccccaaatgTGCCCAAAATGAGCTGAAACAGCCCCAAATGTGCCCAAAATGAGCCGAAACTGCCCAAATGAGCCAAAAGGAGCTGAAACTGCCCCAAATGAGCCCAAATGAGCTGAAACTGCCCCAAATGAGCCAAAACAGCTCCAAATgagccaaaacagccccaaatgTGCCCAAAATGAGCTGAAACTGCCCCAAATGAGCCCAAAATGAGCTGAAACTGCCCCAAATgagccaaaacagccccaaatgAGCCCAAAATGAGCTGAAACTGAGCCCAAAATGAGCTGAAACTGCCCCAAATGAGCCCAAAGTGAGCTGAAGCTGCCCCAAATGAGCCCAAAATGAGCCCAAATGAgccaaaacagcacaaaaagagCCAAAACAGCCCCAGATGAGCCCAAAATAGCTCTAACAGCCCCAAATgagccaaaacagccccaaatgAGCCAAAATGAGCCAAAACAGCCTGAAATGAGCCCAAAATGAGCCGAAACAGCCCAAAATGCACCCAAAATGAGCTGAAACAGCCCCAAATGGACCCAAAATAAGAGGAAACAGCCCAAAATGACCATAACCAGCCCAAATGAACCCAAAATGAGCtaaaatggcccaaaatggacCCAAAATGACACAAAACTACCCGAATTGagccaaaacagcccaaaaatTACCTAAATTGAGCCAAACCTGCCCAAAATGTTCTCAAAATGACCCAAAACTGCCCAAAATGGACCCAAAATGAGCCGAAAGAACCCAAAATGACTCGAAACGAAACGCCTCCAaactgacccaaaccagcccaaacTGACCCGAAACACCCCAaactgacccaaaccagcccaaactgacccaaaccagcccaaacTGACCCGAAACACCCCAAAatgacccaaaccagcccaaaatGACCCAAAATGCCCCAGAACTGATCCAAACCACCCAAAATGACCCCAAATCCTCCcaaaagcacttaaaaagacccaacccccccccccaaatttgCCCTTTCTATCCccatatagagaccccatagagtcCAcacagagacccatagagaccccatggAGACCCTTTaaagacccatagggacccatagagcccccatagggacccatagaggcGCatagagacactgtagagacccCATAgtgaccccatagagacccatagagctccacagagaccccatagagaacCATAGAGCCCcgtagagccccatagagagccatagggacccatagagcccccataaatccccatagagacccacagagCTCCACAGAGACCACATAGAGagccatagagaccccatagagccccatagatccccatagagcccccataGTGACCCATAGAGCCCTAAcctccccccttctcccccccagTTACCTCCTTGACCGGCTCCTGCAGTACGAGAACGTGGATGACGACTCCTCAGGTACCAATGGGggtgccccatagacccctatagagcccccatagacccctatggacaccctatagacccctatagagaccctatagacccctatggaCACCCTATAGACCATTATAGAGCCACGATAGATCCCTATGGACGCTATGTAGACCCCTATTGAGCCCCTATAGATCCCTATggaccccctatagacccctatcgAGCCCCCATA is a window of Lathamus discolor isolate bLatDis1 unplaced genomic scaffold, bLatDis1.hap1 Scaffold_220, whole genome shotgun sequence DNA encoding:
- the INO80E gene encoding INO80 complex subunit E, with product MNGAAEGDGGGYKRRYRALKRRLKLLLYEQECFQEELRRAQRKLLRVSRDKSYLLDRLLQYENVDDDSSGTNGGAP